A single region of the Pelecanus crispus isolate bPelCri1 chromosome 10, bPelCri1.pri, whole genome shotgun sequence genome encodes:
- the ELOB gene encoding LOW QUALITY PROTEIN: elongin-B (The sequence of the model RefSeq protein was modified relative to this genomic sequence to represent the inferred CDS: inserted 1 base in 1 codon; deleted 2 bases in 1 codon): protein MDVYLMICCHKTDHHIFTDVKEMTTVHELKRXVEGILKRPLEEQRLYKDDQLLEDDDDNRTLLDCGSSSQSCHSHVHAMVGLALLRPGNGTFGPLRIDPFSSTSELPDVMKSQESGSSSSEQALC from the exons ATGGATGTCTACTTGATGATTTGCTGTCACAAGACTGAT CATCACATCTTCACTGATGTTAAAGAGATGACAACTGTGCATGAGTTGAAAA TGGTGGAGGGAATACTGAAGAGGCCACTGGAGGAGCAGCGGCTCTACAAAGATGACCAGCTGTTGGAAGATGATGATGACAATAGGACTTTGCTAGACTGTGGCTCAAGCAGCCAAAGCTGCCATTCTCATGTTCATGCCATGGTGGGCTTGGCTTTACTCAGACCTGGTAATGGAACCTTTGGACCATTGCGTATTGACCCCTTCTCAAGCACCTCAGAGCTGCCTGATGTTATGAAGTCACAGGAGTCTGGTAGCAGCTCTAGTGAACAAGCCTTGTGCTAA
- the LOC104037186 gene encoding beta-microseminoprotein — MNFQKKLLTKKTILACLLVLAISVTVSDADCFFQPLEAEVSDGKAVGCHDGNGELHEFGSHWRNADCYDCFCSGAGIECCSSFVRPVSYDEEKCVSIFNKDICIYKVVEKDDHSKECPVKEWVG, encoded by the exons ATGaactttcagaaaaagctgctgACAAAG AAAACCATCTTGGCCTGCCTTCTTGTTCTTGCCATTAGTGTGACAGTGTCCGACGCCGATTGCTTCTTTCAGCCATTGGAGGCAGAGGTGTCTGATGGCAAGGCCGTAG GCTGCCATGATGGGAATGGAGAGCTGCATGAATTTGGCTCCCACTGGAGGAATGCAGACTGCTATGACTGCTTCTGTTCTGGGGCGGGAATCGAGTGCTGCTCGAG CTTTGTAAGACCAGTTAGCTACGATGAAGAAAAGTGTGTAAGCATTTTCAACAAGGACATCTGCATTTATAAAGTAGTGGAGAAAGATGATCACTCAAAAGAATGTCCAGTCAAGGAGTGGGTGGGCTAA
- the LOC104033816 gene encoding beta-microseminoprotein isoform X2 gives MKSFLAFLVAMGIIVTLGDAYCFSKMNKPGEATKGCVLDGKLYPFGEIARTDNCFRCSCSQDAMRCCSLFHTPTGYDKENCKVVFNKKSCNYDVVQKSDPSKECFVYSRVG, from the exons ATG AAGAGCTTTCTGGCTTTCCTTGTTGCAATGGGCATCATAGTGACACTGGGTGATGCatactgcttttctaaaatgaacAAGCCAGGGGAGGCCACCAAAG GCTGTGTCCTGGATGGAAAACTATACCCTTTTGGAGAGATTGCAAGGACGGATAATTGCTTCAGATGCAGCTGCAGCCAAGATGCAATGCGTTGCTGCTCCCT CTTCCATACTCCTACTGGTTACGACAAAGAGAACTGTAAAGTTGTTTTcaacaagaaaagctgcaaCTATGATGTGGTGCAGAAGAGTGATCCCTCAAAGGAGTGCTTTGTCTATTCTCGTGTGGGCTAA
- the LOC104033816 gene encoding beta-microseminoprotein isoform X1 — protein MGSASLLQKSFLAFLVAMGIIVTLGDAYCFSKMNKPGEATKGCVLDGKLYPFGEIARTDNCFRCSCSQDAMRCCSLFHTPTGYDKENCKVVFNKKSCNYDVVQKSDPSKECFVYSRVG, from the exons ATGGGCTCTGCATCTCTTTTACAGAAGAGCTTTCTGGCTTTCCTTGTTGCAATGGGCATCATAGTGACACTGGGTGATGCatactgcttttctaaaatgaacAAGCCAGGGGAGGCCACCAAAG GCTGTGTCCTGGATGGAAAACTATACCCTTTTGGAGAGATTGCAAGGACGGATAATTGCTTCAGATGCAGCTGCAGCCAAGATGCAATGCGTTGCTGCTCCCT CTTCCATACTCCTACTGGTTACGACAAAGAGAACTGTAAAGTTGTTTTcaacaagaaaagctgcaaCTATGATGTGGTGCAGAAGAGTGATCCCTCAAAGGAGTGCTTTGTCTATTCTCGTGTGGGCTAA